From Streptomyces chrestomyceticus JCM 4735, one genomic window encodes:
- a CDS encoding DEAD/DEAH box helicase family protein — MKFSFDADLDYQRQAIDAVTGLFKGQEAMTSQFTVHAHPSAHAGFEGLSDLGYGNMLHLDRETILANLREVQNRTGLAPEPSLDSMNFTIEMETGTGKTYVYLRTIYELNQLYGFTKFMVVVPSVAIKEGVETSIRMLREHFATLYGNPPMNFFQFDGGNPSRVRSFATSPSIEIIIVTVGAINKKTNKIYQPAEDLDFEVPADLIRATRPIIIVDEPQSVYGDAGNGRKKGAGRSALEDFNALATLRYSATHPKDDKANLVYRLDAIAAYENELVKQIEVDSLITSSSGTTPYVKFLEAKRGKAGAITARVEADVEEGNELKRKAITVDTGSRSNLADVTGRDLYKDLTVVAINAAEGQQSISFDTVAHPLGVGDSIGAEVSVDERARQMIAQTIRQHLRKEQEFAIHGRDIKVLSLIFVDSVAKYREYGPNGEALPGEHARIFEEEYTRIASEPEFSTLLGDSPADQVAKEAHQGYFSVDRRKGGGEVLVDTKETTDKGRQQAGLAYEQIMRDKVGLTTPGTPIRFIFSHSALQEGWDNPNVFQICVLRNMGTERWRRQSIGRGLRLCVDGSGNRVHGFDTNHLTVIANESYEEFAERLQREMADDLGIRFGVVTVDGFARLTFKAEDGSVVPVGAAAAEQLYQALFFEGYVDVKGKVQDSLRKAVQTGDAKLTEIVGDVMDSETATKTVLGHIKRLAKPIDVKKAGERMAVPVVQERLESAEFQELWNRIRHRTEYRVDVDETDLRAAMVNALRTMLPVPKRRGEWLTHRVRRIDQSGLTAEAAAARRTDVTYADSEDLPDILSVLADRTQLTRATLAHVLTESGTLAQFRNNPQAYIDQVGRLLNITKEQFLVEGVHYELVDASRPEADRRYPISLFHEADLAGYTGPGGNIITNADGNAVSFEDKSVYRYLIIDSAPEKEFALALLQRPEVKTFVKLPPSFQIPTPLGNYNPDWALTVERTDGSRYIVFETKDVNELALLRPAEQKKIASARKHFAAVTRDAGIDDLEYEVVNGIEAATAVMERDA; from the coding sequence ATGAAGTTCTCCTTCGATGCGGACCTCGACTACCAGCGTCAGGCCATCGATGCGGTCACGGGCCTGTTCAAGGGTCAGGAGGCCATGACCTCCCAGTTCACCGTGCACGCGCACCCGTCCGCGCACGCTGGCTTCGAGGGGCTGTCCGACCTGGGATACGGCAACATGCTGCATCTGGACCGGGAGACGATCCTCGCGAACCTGCGCGAGGTGCAGAACCGTACCGGTCTCGCCCCGGAGCCGTCACTGGACTCGATGAACTTCACCATCGAGATGGAGACCGGCACCGGCAAGACGTACGTTTACCTGCGCACCATCTATGAGCTCAACCAGCTATACGGATTTACTAAGTTCATGGTGGTGGTGCCATCGGTGGCCATCAAGGAGGGCGTCGAGACGTCCATCCGGATGCTTCGTGAGCATTTTGCGACCCTGTACGGCAATCCGCCGATGAACTTTTTCCAGTTCGACGGCGGTAATCCATCCCGGGTCCGATCCTTCGCCACCTCGCCGAGCATCGAAATCATAATCGTCACCGTCGGGGCGATCAACAAGAAGACCAACAAGATCTACCAGCCGGCCGAGGATCTCGACTTCGAGGTGCCCGCCGATCTGATCCGGGCCACAAGGCCGATCATCATCGTCGACGAACCCCAGAGCGTGTACGGGGACGCCGGCAACGGAAGGAAGAAGGGCGCGGGACGCAGCGCGCTGGAGGACTTCAACGCCCTGGCCACTCTGCGCTATTCGGCCACCCACCCGAAGGACGACAAAGCCAACCTCGTCTACCGTCTCGACGCCATCGCCGCTTACGAGAACGAGCTGGTCAAGCAGATCGAGGTCGACTCGCTGATCACGTCTTCCAGTGGGACGACCCCGTACGTCAAGTTCCTCGAGGCAAAGCGCGGCAAGGCCGGAGCGATCACGGCCCGCGTCGAGGCGGACGTCGAGGAGGGGAACGAGCTCAAACGGAAAGCCATCACGGTTGACACCGGGTCGCGCAGCAACCTCGCAGATGTGACTGGGCGTGACCTGTACAAGGACCTCACGGTGGTCGCCATCAACGCGGCCGAGGGGCAGCAGAGCATTTCCTTCGATACCGTCGCGCATCCGCTCGGTGTAGGCGACAGCATCGGCGCCGAGGTCAGCGTCGATGAGCGGGCCCGCCAGATGATCGCTCAGACCATCCGGCAGCATCTGCGCAAGGAGCAGGAGTTCGCAATCCACGGACGTGACATAAAGGTACTCAGCCTGATCTTCGTCGACTCCGTGGCAAAGTACCGTGAGTACGGCCCCAACGGGGAGGCTCTTCCCGGCGAGCATGCGCGGATCTTCGAGGAGGAGTACACGCGCATCGCCTCGGAGCCGGAGTTCAGCACTCTGCTGGGCGACTCCCCCGCCGACCAAGTCGCAAAGGAAGCTCACCAGGGGTACTTCTCCGTGGACCGCCGCAAGGGCGGTGGTGAAGTACTGGTGGACACCAAGGAGACCACCGACAAGGGGCGCCAGCAGGCCGGTCTGGCTTACGAGCAGATCATGCGGGACAAGGTCGGCCTGACCACGCCCGGCACCCCCATCCGGTTCATCTTCAGCCACTCCGCGCTGCAGGAGGGATGGGACAACCCCAACGTCTTCCAGATCTGCGTCCTGAGGAACATGGGCACCGAGCGGTGGAGGCGCCAGTCCATCGGCCGGGGCCTGCGCCTCTGCGTGGACGGGTCTGGCAACCGCGTGCACGGATTCGACACCAACCACCTCACCGTGATCGCGAACGAGTCCTACGAGGAGTTCGCCGAGCGCCTCCAGCGCGAAATGGCCGACGACCTGGGAATCCGGTTCGGCGTCGTCACCGTGGACGGCTTCGCACGGCTGACCTTCAAAGCGGAGGACGGGAGCGTCGTCCCCGTGGGCGCGGCCGCCGCGGAACAGCTGTACCAGGCCCTGTTCTTCGAAGGGTACGTCGACGTTAAGGGGAAGGTACAGGACAGCCTGCGCAAGGCCGTGCAGACAGGCGACGCGAAACTCACGGAGATCGTCGGCGACGTCATGGATTCGGAGACCGCGACCAAAACGGTACTCGGGCACATCAAACGCCTGGCCAAGCCGATCGACGTCAAGAAGGCTGGCGAACGCATGGCGGTGCCGGTGGTCCAGGAACGGCTGGAAAGCGCCGAGTTTCAGGAACTCTGGAACCGCATCCGGCACCGCACGGAGTACCGCGTCGACGTCGACGAAACCGACCTTCGCGCCGCGATGGTCAACGCGCTGCGCACCATGCTCCCCGTGCCCAAGCGCCGCGGCGAATGGCTCACGCACCGCGTGCGGCGCATAGACCAGAGCGGTCTGACGGCCGAAGCGGCGGCCGCGCGCCGCACGGACGTCACCTACGCGGACAGTGAAGACCTGCCCGACATCCTGTCCGTCCTCGCGGATCGCACGCAGTTGACCCGTGCCACGCTCGCCCATGTCCTCACTGAGTCGGGCACCCTCGCACAGTTCCGGAACAATCCGCAGGCATACATCGACCAGGTGGGCCGCCTACTCAACATCACCAAGGAGCAGTTCCTTGTCGAAGGGGTGCACTACGAGTTGGTGGACGCCTCCCGCCCAGAAGCGGACCGCCGCTACCCGATAAGCCTGTTCCACGAGGCTGACCTCGCCGGCTACACCGGCCCCGGAGGAAACATCATCACGAACGCGGACGGCAACGCCGTCTCGTTCGAGGACAAGTCCGTGTACCGCTACCTGATCATCGACTCGGCTCCGGAGAAGGAATTCGCACTCGCACTCCTACAGCGTCCCGAGGTCAAGACTTTCGTCAAGCTTCCGCCATCGTTCCAAATCCCGACCCCTCTGGGGAACTACAATCCCGACTGGGCCCTGACCGTGGAACGGACCGACGGCAGCCGCTACATCGTTTTCGAGACCAAGGACGTCAACGAACTGGCCCTACTGCGCCCCGCAGAGCAAAAAAAGATCGCTTCCGCCCGTAAGCACTTCGCCGCGGTGACGCGAGACGCGGGGATAGACGATCTCGAGTACGAGGTCGTCAACGGCATCGAGGCGGCGACCGCGGTGATGGAACGGGACGCCTGA
- a CDS encoding helix-turn-helix domain-containing protein gives MTGGGVVDDEDVPGGEVDREPDPSDSLRTFGAVMQALREHAGYSRTEFADLVRFSKHTVESVELGRRKPDLALVERAEDALGNTGALRKASKYVTRGRGDAGLAAWFRQWARLERVAVSLCTYECRLVPGLLQSEGYARALFENRLPLLTDERLEAQIEARLERQKILRERSTVPFHFIVEEAVFRRRFGGRQVLRGQLDHALELTTLRNVTLQVMPTEVEFHACMDGPVQLLEIPEGRRLAYSEGQENGRLISDPKEVSPLYQRYATLRSQALNRQESRGLLERLRGEL, from the coding sequence ATGACCGGCGGCGGTGTGGTGGACGACGAGGATGTGCCGGGCGGCGAGGTGGACCGAGAGCCCGATCCCTCGGACAGTCTGCGGACGTTCGGCGCGGTCATGCAGGCGCTGCGCGAGCACGCCGGGTACAGCAGGACCGAGTTCGCGGACCTGGTGCGCTTCTCCAAGCACACAGTGGAGTCGGTGGAGCTGGGACGGCGGAAGCCCGACCTTGCCTTGGTGGAGCGGGCTGAGGATGCGCTGGGGAACACCGGGGCGCTGCGGAAGGCGTCGAAGTACGTGACACGGGGGCGCGGGGATGCCGGGCTCGCGGCGTGGTTCCGGCAGTGGGCTCGGCTGGAGCGGGTGGCGGTGAGCCTGTGCACGTACGAGTGCCGGCTGGTGCCGGGGTTGTTGCAGTCGGAGGGGTATGCGCGGGCCCTGTTCGAGAACAGGCTTCCGCTGTTGACCGACGAGCGGTTGGAGGCGCAGATCGAGGCACGACTGGAGCGGCAAAAGATTCTGCGCGAGCGGTCGACGGTGCCGTTTCACTTCATCGTGGAGGAGGCCGTCTTTCGGCGCAGGTTCGGCGGGCGCCAAGTGCTGAGGGGCCAGTTGGATCACGCGCTAGAGCTGACGACATTGCGTAACGTGACGTTGCAGGTCATGCCGACCGAGGTGGAGTTCCACGCCTGCATGGATGGCCCAGTACAGCTCCTCGAGATACCGGAGGGCCGAAGGCTGGCGTACTCCGAAGGCCAGGAGAACGGCCGGCTGATCTCCGACCCGAAAGAGGTGAGCCCCCTCTACCAGCGCTATGCCACACTTCGCTCGCAGGCTCTGAACCGCCAAGAATCACGCGGCCTGCTGGAGCGACTCCGAGGAGAGCTATGA
- a CDS encoding ATP-binding protein translates to MSASPPQITATVHTFAQLLSSTRRGARLARLLASEQLRAWPVSPGVTERAEQIVAERAANAALHGHVGGRDFRLTLALDTTASLLRIAVTDARGEHLPSPPAECGTSLDAESSRGLLLVTALADGWGTEPYPCGSKTVWAEIAVAPSEARPAGE, encoded by the coding sequence ATGAGCGCATCCCCACCCCAAATCACCGCCACCGTACACACGTTCGCCCAGCTCTTGTCGTCCACCCGCCGCGGGGCCCGGCTCGCCCGTCTCCTCGCCTCCGAGCAGCTCCGCGCGTGGCCGGTGTCACCTGGCGTCACGGAGCGCGCCGAGCAGATCGTGGCCGAGCGCGCCGCCAACGCCGCCCTGCACGGTCATGTGGGCGGCCGCGACTTCCGGCTCACCCTCGCCCTCGACACCACGGCCAGCCTGCTCCGCATCGCTGTCACCGATGCCCGGGGCGAGCACCTGCCGTCGCCGCCTGCGGAATGCGGAACGTCCCTGGATGCCGAGTCCAGCCGCGGCCTGCTCCTGGTCACCGCCCTCGCCGATGGCTGGGGCACGGAGCCGTATCCCTGCGGAAGCAAGACCGTCTGGGCCGAAATTGCCGTCGCCCCGAGCGAAGCGAGGCCAGCTGGTGAGTGA
- a CDS encoding PIN domain-containing protein: MTRQPTGAVAVSSTNSGLTGPTTTVDFTAVLTDGLVAPDANVLLNLYRYTEQARTDFLRALGALGDRLWVPHQVVDEFWRNRESVISDARSTSKSAAQEMSGHAGTAVQTLRTWANRVALSDQDLADLRDRLTGVFDEVQKKITEVGEGEWQSITHDTSADPVIAGLEHALAGRVGTPFSPEERTELAETGKERLRKRIPPGYMDAKKDGDGAVGDFFVWEQLLRAASERGSDVLFVTADAKEDWWRKEHGHNRGPRPELTAELRRWGGGRLFLLSPKQFLEVAAPILQLSLQASSVEDIERVERIDDRALPRRLDRRCDRGTLQRPLIRGLRQPRRRHPLRGRDGRPH; encoded by the coding sequence GTGACACGACAGCCGACGGGAGCGGTCGCGGTCTCTTCGACGAATTCGGGGCTTACCGGACCGACAACGACGGTGGACTTCACCGCCGTACTGACGGACGGCTTGGTCGCCCCCGACGCGAACGTGCTGCTGAATCTCTACCGGTACACGGAGCAGGCTCGAACCGACTTTCTCAGGGCACTCGGCGCTCTCGGAGACCGCCTCTGGGTTCCTCACCAGGTCGTCGACGAGTTCTGGCGGAACAGGGAAAGCGTCATCAGTGATGCGCGGTCGACAAGCAAGAGTGCCGCCCAGGAGATGAGTGGCCACGCCGGGACTGCGGTGCAGACCCTGCGCACCTGGGCAAACCGAGTGGCCTTGAGCGACCAAGACTTGGCAGATCTCCGCGACCGACTGACGGGTGTCTTCGACGAGGTACAGAAGAAGATCACCGAGGTCGGTGAAGGTGAATGGCAGAGCATCACCCACGACACGAGCGCCGATCCGGTGATCGCCGGACTGGAGCATGCGCTGGCAGGCCGGGTCGGGACGCCCTTCAGCCCCGAGGAACGCACCGAGCTCGCTGAAACGGGCAAGGAGCGACTCAGGAAGCGCATTCCGCCGGGCTACATGGATGCCAAGAAGGACGGCGACGGCGCGGTCGGTGACTTCTTCGTGTGGGAGCAGCTCCTGCGCGCGGCATCCGAACGCGGGAGCGACGTCCTTTTCGTGACCGCCGATGCCAAGGAAGACTGGTGGCGGAAGGAGCACGGTCACAACCGGGGTCCTCGCCCCGAGCTGACCGCAGAACTCCGGAGGTGGGGAGGGGGCCGACTGTTCCTGCTGTCGCCAAAGCAGTTCCTTGAGGTAGCCGCCCCCATCTTGCAACTTAGCCTGCAAGCCAGCTCCGTTGAAGACATCGAGCGGGTGGAACGCATCGACGACCGAGCCCTCCCACGGCGGTTGGACCGCCGCTGCGATCGAGGCACTCTTCAACGGCCTCTCATACGAGGGTTACGGCAACCGCGTCGACGTCATCCGTTACGCGGCAGAGATGGACGGCCGCATTGA
- a CDS encoding HNH endonuclease family protein, with the protein MTYDHPLITVEHVLPQNPKADSQWVELFDEERRAQWTHRLGNLVLLYRAKNSAAQNHDFTAKKAKYFTGRGGVVPFALTSQVLQHAEWTPEVLKARQEELLGVLFEEWRL; encoded by the coding sequence GTGACGTACGACCACCCGCTCATCACCGTGGAGCACGTCCTGCCGCAGAACCCGAAGGCCGACTCGCAGTGGGTCGAGCTGTTCGACGAGGAGCGGCGTGCCCAGTGGACGCACCGCCTGGGAAACCTGGTGCTGCTGTACCGCGCCAAGAACTCTGCGGCCCAGAACCACGACTTCACCGCCAAGAAGGCCAAGTACTTCACCGGTCGCGGGGGAGTGGTCCCGTTCGCGCTGACCAGCCAAGTGCTCCAGCACGCCGAGTGGACCCCCGAAGTGCTGAAGGCCAGACAGGAGGAGCTGCTGGGGGTGCTCTTCGAGGAGTGGCGTCTGTGA
- a CDS encoding DUF262 domain-containing protein, protein MARPPSEVAAPVGSHHRSENQILGDGLDGQQRLTTLTILLSVLRDLTEDPELRGDLDRLVMEPGAKIRGLAPRPRLTLRSRDADFFEKYVQTKGAVGTLLTLKEEALRTDAQKAVLRNATVLHQSLTAVTEERRLELAQMLAERTFLVVVSTPDLDSAHRIFSVMNSRGLDLSPTDIFKSQIIGDLGAEASEACATTWEHAEEMLGRDDFAELFLHLRMIFAKKRAEQELLKEFPEQVLSRYFPGRAEVFVHDVVRPYAEAYAQIREARYESASGAEAVNAWFRRLQQVDNYDWRPAALWVLRHHEDDPAWLDTFMRALERLSASMFVRRVYTTPRVTHGTPSCFGSSTTDWASTPRLSS, encoded by the coding sequence GTGGCCAGGCCACCGAGCGAAGTCGCCGCGCCGGTAGGAAGCCATCACCGGAGCGAGAACCAGATCCTGGGCGATGGCCTCGACGGCCAGCAGCGCCTCACGACCCTGACCATCCTCCTGTCGGTGCTGCGCGACCTGACCGAGGATCCGGAACTACGCGGTGACCTCGACCGGCTGGTGATGGAGCCGGGTGCCAAGATCCGTGGGCTCGCCCCGAGGCCGCGGCTCACTCTGCGCAGCCGTGACGCGGACTTCTTCGAGAAGTACGTGCAGACGAAGGGCGCGGTGGGCACTCTGCTGACGCTCAAGGAGGAAGCCCTGCGGACCGACGCGCAGAAGGCCGTTCTCCGCAACGCGACGGTCCTCCACCAGAGCCTCACCGCGGTGACCGAGGAACGCCGGCTGGAACTGGCTCAGATGCTCGCCGAGCGGACGTTCCTCGTCGTCGTCAGCACTCCTGACCTCGACAGCGCACACCGGATCTTCAGCGTCATGAACTCCCGTGGCCTGGACCTGTCTCCCACCGACATCTTCAAGTCGCAGATCATCGGAGATCTCGGCGCGGAGGCGTCCGAGGCGTGCGCCACCACCTGGGAGCACGCCGAGGAGATGCTGGGACGTGACGACTTCGCGGAACTCTTCCTCCACCTGCGGATGATCTTCGCCAAGAAGCGGGCGGAACAGGAGCTGCTCAAGGAGTTCCCGGAGCAGGTGCTCAGCCGCTACTTCCCTGGCAGGGCCGAGGTCTTCGTCCATGACGTCGTCCGGCCGTATGCCGAGGCCTACGCCCAGATCCGCGAAGCACGTTATGAGTCCGCTTCGGGTGCGGAGGCGGTCAACGCCTGGTTCAGGAGGCTCCAGCAGGTCGACAACTACGACTGGCGACCGGCCGCCCTCTGGGTGTTGCGCCACCACGAGGACGACCCGGCATGGCTCGACACGTTCATGCGAGCCTTGGAGCGGCTGTCGGCCAGCATGTTCGTCCGCCGCGTCTACACGACACCTCGCGTCACACATGGTACGCCGAGCTGCTTCGGCAGCTCGACGACGGACTGGGCCTCGACTCCCCGGCTCTCGAGCTGA
- a CDS encoding thiamine pyrophosphate-binding protein: protein MPDEAPDLAPDTTPHDLVSGGHLVAKALKAEGVDVVYTLCGGHIIDIYDGCADEGIDVVDVRHEQVAAHAADAHARITGRPGCAVVTAGPGTTDAVTGVANALRAESPMLLIGGQGARGQHKMGSLQDLPHVEMMTPITKFAATVPDTARVADMVSMAFRECFHGAPGPAFLEIPRDVLDAKVPRDTARVPRAGHYRASTRSAGDPEAVEKLADLLVRSERPAILYGSQVWTTRGTDAAAGLVRALNVPAYLNGAGRGTLPPGDPHHFQLSRRHAFARADLIVIVGTPFDFRMGYGKRLSPAATVVQIDLDYRTVGKNRDVDLGIVGDAGLVLAAAAQAASGRVDASAGAGRRKEWIEELRAVEEAALAKRLPLLRSDAAPIHPYRLVSEINDFLTEDSLYIGDGGDVVTFSGQVVQPKAPGRWMDPGPLGTLGVGVPFVLAAKKARPETEVVALFGDGAFSLTGWDFETLVRFDLPFVGIVGNNSSMNQIRYGQRAKYGAARERLGNTLGDVPYDAFARMLGGHGEEVRDPAQIRPALERARQSGKPSLVNVWIDPDAYAPGTVNQTMYK, encoded by the coding sequence ATGCCCGACGAAGCCCCTGACCTCGCCCCGGACACCACCCCCCACGACCTCGTCTCCGGCGGCCACCTCGTCGCCAAAGCGCTCAAGGCGGAAGGGGTGGACGTCGTCTACACCCTCTGTGGCGGCCACATCATCGACATCTACGACGGCTGCGCGGACGAGGGGATCGACGTGGTCGACGTCCGGCACGAGCAGGTCGCCGCGCACGCGGCCGACGCCCATGCCCGGATCACCGGGCGGCCGGGGTGTGCCGTCGTCACCGCCGGGCCCGGCACGACGGACGCCGTGACCGGTGTGGCCAACGCCCTGCGCGCGGAGTCGCCGATGCTGCTGATCGGCGGGCAGGGCGCGCGCGGGCAGCACAAGATGGGGTCGCTGCAGGATCTGCCGCACGTCGAGATGATGACGCCGATCACGAAGTTCGCGGCCACCGTGCCGGACACGGCGCGGGTGGCCGACATGGTCTCGATGGCGTTCCGCGAGTGCTTCCACGGCGCGCCCGGGCCCGCCTTCCTGGAGATACCCCGGGACGTGCTGGACGCGAAGGTGCCGCGGGACACGGCGCGGGTGCCCCGGGCCGGGCACTACCGTGCCTCGACCCGTTCGGCGGGCGATCCGGAGGCCGTCGAGAAGCTGGCCGACCTGCTCGTACGGTCCGAGCGGCCGGCGATCCTGTACGGCAGCCAGGTGTGGACGACGCGCGGTACGGACGCGGCGGCCGGTCTCGTACGGGCCCTGAACGTCCCGGCGTACCTGAACGGCGCGGGCCGCGGCACGCTGCCGCCCGGCGACCCGCACCACTTCCAGCTCTCCCGCCGCCACGCCTTCGCCCGCGCCGACCTGATCGTGATCGTCGGCACCCCCTTCGACTTCCGGATGGGGTACGGGAAGCGGCTGTCCCCCGCCGCGACCGTCGTGCAGATCGACCTGGACTACCGCACCGTCGGCAAGAACCGGGACGTCGATCTGGGGATCGTGGGCGACGCGGGGCTGGTGCTGGCCGCCGCCGCGCAGGCCGCTTCGGGCCGGGTGGACGCGAGTGCGGGTGCCGGGCGGCGCAAGGAGTGGATCGAGGAGCTGCGGGCCGTCGAGGAGGCCGCGCTGGCCAAGCGGCTGCCGCTGCTCCGCTCGGACGCCGCGCCCATCCACCCGTACCGCCTGGTCAGCGAGATCAACGACTTCCTGACCGAGGACTCGCTCTACATCGGGGACGGCGGCGACGTGGTCACCTTCTCCGGTCAGGTGGTGCAGCCGAAGGCGCCGGGCCGCTGGATGGACCCGGGGCCGCTGGGGACGCTCGGTGTCGGCGTGCCGTTCGTGCTGGCGGCGAAGAAGGCGCGGCCGGAGACGGAGGTGGTGGCGCTCTTCGGGGACGGCGCGTTCTCGCTGACCGGCTGGGACTTCGAGACGCTGGTCCGCTTCGATCTGCCGTTCGTGGGGATCGTCGGCAACAACTCGTCGATGAACCAGATCCGTTACGGCCAGCGCGCCAAGTACGGCGCGGCGCGCGAGCGGCTCGGCAACACGCTGGGCGACGTGCCGTACGACGCGTTCGCGCGGATGCTCGGCGGGCACGGCGAGGAGGTCCGCGACCCGGCGCAGATCCGGCCGGCGCTGGAGCGCGCCCGGCAGTCCGGCAAGCCGTCGCTGGTCAACGTCTGGATCGATCCGGACGCGTACGCCCCCGGCACCGTCAACCAGACCATGTACAAGTGA
- the frc gene encoding formyl-CoA transferase: MSTVPVQEAGAKALSGVRVLDMTHVQSGPSATQLLAWLGADVVKLEAVTGDVTRGQLRDIPDVDSLYFTMLNCNKRSITLNTKTDRGKELLTELIRRSDVLVENFGPGAVDRMGFPWERVREINPRLVYASIKGFGDGPYTRFKAYEVVAQAMGGSMATTGFADGPPLATGAQIGDSGTGVHCVAGILAALYQRERTGRGQRVQVAMQHAVLNLCRVKIRDQQRLEHGPLPEYPDDTSGDEVPRSGNASGGGQPGWAVRCAPGGPNDYVYVIVQPAGWEPLSRLIGRPELAHDPEWSTPAARLSKLAKVFQLVEEWSATLPKWEVLERLTAHGIPCGPVLSTKEIVQDASLAADGMIVRVRHPRRGTFTTVGSPLKLSDSPVEIESSPLLGEHNDEVYGGELGLGDEELRRLAADGVI, from the coding sequence ATGAGCACAGTTCCAGTTCAGGAGGCAGGCGCCAAGGCGCTCAGCGGTGTCCGGGTGCTGGACATGACACATGTGCAGTCCGGGCCGTCCGCCACCCAGTTGCTCGCCTGGCTCGGTGCGGACGTCGTCAAGCTGGAGGCGGTCACCGGTGACGTCACCCGGGGCCAACTGCGCGACATACCGGACGTGGATTCCCTGTATTTCACGATGCTCAACTGCAACAAGCGCAGCATCACCCTCAACACCAAGACCGACCGCGGCAAGGAGCTGCTGACCGAGCTGATCCGCCGCTCGGACGTCCTGGTGGAGAACTTCGGGCCGGGCGCCGTGGACCGGATGGGCTTCCCCTGGGAGCGGGTCCGGGAGATCAACCCGCGGCTCGTGTACGCCTCGATCAAGGGTTTCGGCGACGGCCCGTACACCCGGTTCAAGGCGTACGAGGTCGTCGCGCAGGCCATGGGCGGGTCGATGGCGACCACCGGGTTCGCGGACGGGCCGCCGCTGGCGACCGGCGCGCAGATCGGTGACTCGGGCACCGGCGTGCACTGCGTCGCCGGTATCCTCGCCGCGCTCTACCAGCGGGAACGCACCGGGCGCGGACAGCGGGTGCAGGTCGCGATGCAGCACGCGGTGCTGAATCTGTGCCGGGTCAAGATCCGCGATCAGCAGCGGCTGGAGCACGGTCCGCTGCCGGAGTACCCGGACGACACCTCCGGGGACGAGGTGCCGCGCAGCGGCAACGCGAGCGGCGGCGGGCAGCCCGGCTGGGCGGTCCGGTGCGCGCCCGGCGGGCCCAACGACTATGTGTACGTCATCGTGCAGCCGGCCGGCTGGGAACCGCTCTCCCGGCTCATCGGACGGCCCGAGCTGGCCCACGACCCCGAGTGGTCGACGCCGGCCGCCCGGCTGTCCAAGCTGGCGAAGGTCTTCCAGCTCGTCGAGGAGTGGAGCGCCACGCTGCCCAAGTGGGAGGTGCTGGAGCGGCTGACCGCGCACGGCATCCCCTGCGGCCCGGTGCTGTCCACGAAGGAGATCGTGCAGGACGCGTCGCTGGCCGCCGACGGGATGATCGTCCGGGTCCGGCATCCGCGGCGCGGCACGTTCACCACGGTCGGGTCGCCGCTGAAGCTGTCCGACTCCCCCGTGGAGATCGAGTCTTCACCGCTGCTCGGTGAGCACAACGACGAGGTGTACGGCGGCGAGCTGGGGCTCGGCGACGAGGAATTGCGGCGGCTCGCGGCGGACGGAGTCATCTGA